A stretch of DNA from bacterium:
GGTTCCGGTGGTCGATCATCGCCGCGAGCGTGGTGGACTTGCCCGAGCCGGCCGGCCCGGTGACCAGGATGAGGCCGCGGGGCGTGAGCGCCAGCTCCGCGATCACGGCCGGCAGCGCGAGCTCCTCGAACGACGGGATATCCTGGCGGACGCGCCGGGCGACGAGCGCGCTCGTCCCCCGCTGGAGGTAGATGTTGACGCGGAAGCGGCCGAGCGACGGCTCGAAGTAGGCGAAGTCCGCGTGCCCGGCCGTTCGCAGCGCTTGGCGCTGCGCGTCGTTCATGAGTCCTTCCAGGAGGCCGTCGAGCGCCGCGGCCGACGGCGTGGCCAGCCCCGAGGTCTCCACCGCACCGGCGATCCGGAGCATCGGCGGGGTGTCCGCTTTGAGATAGAGGTCCGAGGCGTCGCGCTCCACGACCGACCGGAACAGGTCTTCCATCGTGTACGGAACGCGGCTCATCGGGCGGCCCGCTCCGCGACGGCGGCGGCCGGACCGACCTGGCGAAGCTGCGGCGCCGCCTTGGCCGCCGCGCCCGCCCCCACCGCGGCCCGGGGCGCGGCGGCCGCGAAGGCGTCGCGATCCACCGCCCGGAGGAACGCGTCTTCGGGGGAGATGAGCCCGCGGCGGAGCAGATCGCGCAGGCACTGATCGAGGCTGGTCATGCCTTCCTTCATGCCGGTCTCGATCATCGACGGGATCTGGAACGTCTTGCCTTCCCGAATCAGGTTCCGGATCGCGGGGGTGGCGATCATCATCTCGATCGCGGCCACCCGGCCGCGGGCGTCCACCCGCGGGATCAGGGTCTGCGCGAGCACGCCGATCAACGCCTCGGACAGCTGCACGCGAATCTGCTCCTGCTGGTGCGGCGGAAAGACGTCGATAACGCGGTTGATGGTCTGCGCGGCGCTGTTGGTGTGCAGCGTCGCCAGCACGAGGTGGCCGGTCTCCGCCGCGGTGAGCGCCATCGCGATCGTTTCCAAATCGCGCATCTCGCCGACGAGGATGATGTCCGGGTCCTCCCGCAGCGCGCTGCGCAGCGCGGCGGAGAAGGAGTTGGTGTGGGGCCCGACCTCTCGCTGATTGACGATGCAGCCCTTGTGCTGGTGCACGAACTCGATCGGATCCT
This window harbors:
- a CDS encoding type IV pilus twitching motility protein PilT — translated: MDITELLILTRERDASDLHLTVGTPPSLRIHGKLVRLDYPPLTATSLHEMLYDVLTDEHKARFEDTHDLDLSLELQNVGRFRVNVFVQRLGEAAVFRLIPTVIKSLDQLGMPPVLRTLAMKDRGLVLVTGPTGSGKSTTLAAMIDVINTERTDHIITIEDPIEFVHQHKGCIVNQREVGPHTNSFSAALRSALREDPDIILVGEMRDLETIAMALTAAETGHLVLATLHTNSAAQTINRVIDVFPPHQQEQIRVQLSEALIGVLAQTLIPRVDARGRVAAIEMMIATPAIRNLIREGKTFQIPSMIETGMKEGMTSLDQCLRDLLRRGLISPEDAFLRAVDRDAFAAAAPRAAVGAGAAAKAAPQLRQVGPAAAVAERAAR